In the genome of Quercus robur chromosome 3, dhQueRobu3.1, whole genome shotgun sequence, one region contains:
- the LOC126718738 gene encoding probable serine/threonine-protein kinase PBL3, translating to MGNCLDSSAKVDTAQSSHYTFGSEVPTFLIKTDRSSAPSRVAIQSFSEKSNASSLPTPRSEGEILSSPNLKALAFNELKSATRNFSPDRLLGEGGFGYVFKGWIDEYTFLAAKPGSGMAVAVKKLKSTSFQGHKEWLTEVNYIGQLHPNLVKLIGYCLEGENQFLVYEFMPKGSLENHLFKRGPQGPQSLSWEIRIKVAIGAARGLCFLHEAKPHAIYLDFKASNILLNAEFNAKISVYGPSKAAAARKYVATGRLTAKSDVYSFGVVLLELLSGRRAIDRKKVYTEQILVNWAKPYLGDKKQLFRIMDTNLKGQYPQKGAHTVATLALKCLSIEAKFRPKMAEVLATLEQLVNPKMTHFVI from the exons GATCAGAAGTCCCAACATTTTTGATCAAAACTGACCGTTCATCAGCTCCTTCCAGGGTGGCCATTCAATCGTTCAGTGAGAAAAGCAATGCTTCAAGTCTTCCTACTCCAAGGTCTGAAGGTGAAATATTATCATCTCCAAATTTGAAAGCCCTAGCTTTCAATGAGCTAAAGAGCGCCACCAGAAATTTCTCGCCTGATAGGCTTCTTGGTGAGGGAGGATTTGGTTATGTTTTCAAAGGATGGATTGATGAATACACTTTTTTGGCTGCAAAGCCGGGATCAGGAATGGCTGTTGCTGTCAAGAAGCTTAAATCTACGAGTTTCCAAGGCCACAAGGAGTGGTTG ACTGAAGTTAATTATATTGGCCAACTTCATCCAAATCTGGTTAAGCTAATTGGGTACTGTCTGGAGGGTGAGAACCAGTTTTTGGTCTATGAGTTCATGCCTAAAGGGAGCTTAGAGAATCATCTATTTAAAA GAGGGCCACAAGGCCCACAATCACTTTCCTGGGAAATAAGGATCAAAGTGGCCATTGGTGCTGCTAGAGGGCTCTGTTTTCTTCATGAGGCCAAACCACACGCCATATATCTTGACTTCAAGGCTTCTAATATCCTATTAAATGCG GAGTTCAATGCTAAGATTTCTGTTTATGGGCCCTCAAAGGCTGCTGCTGCACGTAAATATGTTGCTACAG GTCGGCTGACAGCAAAAAGTGATGTCTACAGTTTTGGGGTTGTGTTGCTAGAACTATTATCTGGACGACGTGCTATTGATAGGAAAAAAGTTTATACTGAGCAGATTCTAGTAAACTGGGCAAAGCCGTATTTGGGTGACAAAAAACAATTGTTCCGAATTATGGACACAAACTTGAAGGGCCAGTATCCCCAGAAAGGAGCCCATACAGTTGCCACCCTTGCCTTGAAGTGCCTAAGCATTGAAGCTAAATTCAGACCTAAAATGGCAGAGGTATTAGCAACCCTAGAACAACTTGTAAACCCCAAAATGACTCactttgttatttaa